GAGACCCACGACATTCCCCCCGCGCCGGACTTCAACCCCTCGCGCGCGAAGGCCGCCCAGGACCTGTCCATCCCCGCCATCCTGATGCTGGTGATGGCGGGCCTCACCTTCCTGTACTCGCTGGTGAGCATGGTGACGCCGACGAGCGCTCCCCAGATGGCGAACTTCTTCAGCAACCCGGACATCCCCCAGCAGTGGAAGGACGCCGTCACGTGGATTTTGTCCCCCATGGGACGCGTGGTGACGACCGTGCCCGGGCTGGTGTTCAACGCGCTGGTGGCCTTCGGCGCCTGGAAGATGAAGAACCTCCAGAGCTACGGCTGGTCCATGGCGGCGGCCATCCTCTGCTGCATCCCGTGCTGCGGCCCGTGCTCCTGCCTGTCGCTCGTGCCGGGCATCTGGTCGCTCATCGTGCTCAACCGGCCGGACGTGAAGGCCGCGTTCCGCTGAAGCGAAAAAGAAAGCGGGCGCCCCGGAGGATTCCGGGAGCGCCCGCGGCTTGAAGGCACCTGGCGAAAACGGTCAGGTGACCTTCATCCCCTTGGGGATGACGACGACGCCGCCGGACGTGACGTGGAAGCGGCGCTTGTCCTCCACCGGGTCGTAGCCAATGGTCATCCCGGGCGGAATCTCCACGTTCTTGTCGATGATGGCCCGCTTGATGCGGCAGCGGCGGCCGATGGTGACGTTCTCGAAGAGGATGGAGTCCTCCACCTCCGAATAGGAGTTCACCCGCACCTTCGGCGACAGCACGGAGCGGTGCACGTGGCCGCCGGAGATGATGCAGCCCTCCGCGATGAGCGAATCCGTGGCGGTGCCCACGCGCTTGCTCTCCCGGTCCGCGAAGACGAACTTCGCCGGCGGGAAGTTGTTGGGCTGCGTGTGGATGGGCCAGCGGTCGTTGTAGAGGTTGAACGTCGGGTCCACCTCCACCAGGTCCATGTTGGACTGGTAGTACACGTCGATGTTCCCCACGTCCCGCCAGTAGCCGCGCTCCTTCTCCTCCTGGCCGGCCACCGTGTTCTGGGCGAAGTCGTACACGTACACGGGCTCGTGCTTGTACAGCTCGCTGATGATGGACTTGCCGAAGTCGTGCGCGCTCTTCTCGTCCGCCGCGTCGCGCACCACCTCCTTCACCAGCGTGTCCGTGGTGAAGAGGTAGTTGCCCATGGAGGCCAGGCACATCTTCGGGTTGCCCGGCATGGGCGGCGGGTCCTTGGGCTTCTCCAGGAACTGGAGCATCCGCCCGTCCGGCCCCACGTCGATGATGCCGAACTCGCGCCCCTGCTCGATGGGGACGGGGATGGCGGCCACCGTGCACGCGGCCTTCCGCTCGATGTGGAAGTCCAGCATCTTGCGCGTGTCCATCCGGTACACGTGGTCCGCGCCGAAGACGAAGATGTGGTCCGGCTCCTCGTCCGTGATGATGTTGAGGTTCTGGTAGATGGC
The sequence above is drawn from the Corallococcus sp. NCRR genome and encodes:
- the glgC gene encoding glucose-1-phosphate adenylyltransferase; the encoded protein is MSKLLAMILAGGAGTRLEPLTRERAKPAVPFGGRYRIIDFVLSNFANSGVYRMKVLTQYKSDSLNNHLSRAWRMTAFLGHYVEAVPAQMRTGVDWYKGSADAIYQNLNIITDEEPDHIFVFGADHVYRMDTRKMLDFHIERKAACTVAAIPVPIEQGREFGIIDVGPDGRMLQFLEKPKDPPPMPGNPKMCLASMGNYLFTTDTLVKEVVRDAADEKSAHDFGKSIISELYKHEPVYVYDFAQNTVAGQEEKERGYWRDVGNIDVYYQSNMDLVEVDPTFNLYNDRWPIHTQPNNFPPAKFVFADRESKRVGTATDSLIAEGCIISGGHVHRSVLSPKVRVNSYSEVEDSILFENVTIGRRCRIKRAIIDKNVEIPPGMTIGYDPVEDKRRFHVTSGGVVVIPKGMKVT